GTCTGTAATGGAAATATGGGGAAAAGATTTTTCTTCTCCTCGGTAATTGATTAAAACACGTCCCAATTCGTCCGTGGGAATAGATAGATTGCCGATCTGGATACTTTGCACACCATATTCATCAATATTGACTGAAAGAGGGCGGTCAACAAACGCACTTACTGTTACCAATGATAGAGGTGCATAAAGAGTGTCTTTGAATTTAAGAACGGTATGAAGCCATCGAATCACGCCGTCATCATCGGGAGACATATTAAAATATCCAGACAGGCCGGCTGCAGCTGAAATTTCCTTGATATTTGATTGCGGATAGACCGGTTCAACAAGAGTGACATTTTTGGCTTCTTTTGATGAGTAACGCTCAAATTGATATCTGGAATTAATGATATTTTGCTGGTGAGTTTTAAGGTCTTCTGCTTTAATATGTGTGGAGGCTTTTTCATCGAGCTGGAAAAAGTATCCCAGAACGATTTTGGCAGAAGAGTTTTTTATAGCGTCGGCAAGGAGTTTATCATTGTCAGCCTGAGTTTTAAGACGATGGAAAAGTTTTTTATCTTCAGCATTTAAATGGGGTAAAGAGGTCTGAATATTATCTATGACCTTAACGATGATTTTATCATCCGGTTCCAAAAACCCGATGTCAAACGCAATTACCTTTACCCCTGCATTCGAAAGCCGTGTGACCAGATCAGCCATTTTTGATCTGGGCCACATCCATTTTCCTTCTGTTGCAATGCTTTTTTCATCAATCACCGCCAGCACCACATCGGAGCGTGGTTCAATATTATCCCGGGATTTGAATCTGGCATCAATGGTTTTGAGTTCCATTAAGTCAAGAAAAGGCACTCCTATGGAATAGGCAAACAGCCCCAGTAAAATAATTGGAACCGACAGAAAAATGAAGTGAGACCGGGTAATTTTTTTTACCAAAGAAATCATAGTTATGTATTAATATGGTATGATACCCTAAAAGTCAATAAGCGGAAAACCGATTGATACCGCACCTGTTTTAAATTTTTAAACTTCTACGTTTTCTGAACGTTTGCCAATTTTACTTCTGCCACTTTGGTTCGGTTCCCTTTTTAAAGAGGGCTTTAACCCCTTTAGGTGAATTTTCCTGCACCGGCAAGCCGGTGGTTGTATCCATGCAGAGTTGAACCACATCGTCAGGCATGTCAAAATATTGGTAAGGTTTGTCGGCAAGTGCTTTTTTCATAAATTCAATCCATATTGGAAGCGCAGCTGTTGCGCCTGTTTCCCTGTTTCCCATGGGAGTAAAATCATCCTGTCCCACCCAGACTCCTGTTGAAATCGATGGAGAAAAACCGATAAAAAGAGCGTCTTTAACTTCATCTGAAGTTCCGGTCTTTCCGGCCACAGCATGCCTGAGGATACGCGCTTTTCTTCCTGTACCTTCTGCAATCACCCCTTTTAGCATGTTGGTAATGATGGAGGCGCCTGACCGGGACATGGCAAGTTTTTTCCGAGGCTTAATGCGCCAGAGCACCCGTTCATTTTGATCCAGTACTTCCATGATACAATAAGGAATTATCAGCTTTCCTCTGTTCGGAAATACAGAGTAAGCAGCCGTAAGGTCGATAAGGGTGACTTCCGAGGAGCCAAGCGCAAGGGTAAGATTGGGTAAAAGTGGCGTTTGAATACCCAGGGTATGCCCGAAGCGGGAAACAGAGGAAGCTCCAAGCATTTCTATCAGCCTGACTGCCGGGATATTTTTAGAAAGAGTGAGGGCTTTTCTAAAGGTCATTTCTCCGGAAAAATCATCTGAAAAGTTTTTAGGACGCCAATCTTCGCCTTTTCTTGCACCCTTGAATACAACGGGGGCATCAAGGATTAAAGTGTTTTGAGGAAATCCTTTTTCGATTGCATAGGCATATACAATCGGTTTAAAAGCGGAGCCGGGTTGTCTTCTGGCGGTGGTCGCCCGGTTGAAAGGACTTTTGTAATAGTCTCTGCCTCCGACCATTGCCAGAATACCACCGGATTGTATATCCAGGGAAATAAGAGAACCCTGCGGTTTTGGGTTGATCATCTTATTTTGTTTCATTCTTTTTCCCAGGGCAAAAAGACCTTTTTTTACTGCCTGCTCCGCAGCTTTCTGCAGTGGCCAGGAAAGCGTGGTGAATACAGTGAGACCGCTTTTATAAAGTCTTGCCGGCCCTATAATTTCTTCTAAGAATTGTGTCACATGATCAACAAAATAAGGCGCTTTAAGCGAATCAAAACCGGATATTTCAGGGATAAGCGGTTGCTTCAAGGCTTTGTTCATATCCGTTTCAGAGATTATTCCTGTAAGGGCCATCTGTTTTAAAACAATATTTCTGCGTTTTAATGCAAGCTCGACATTGACCAGGGGGGAGTAACGGGAAGGGGACTTTGGCAGGCCGGCTATAAGGGCGCATTCGGCAAGGTTTAAGTCGTTGACAGGTTTTCCCAAAAACAGCCTGGCGGCTGATTCCACCCCATAGGCACCGCTGCCGAAGTAAACCTGGTTTAAGTATAACTGGAGTATTTCATTTTTTGTGTAGCGGCGCTCCAGTTGAAAGGATAACAATGCTTCTTTAATTTTTCGGATAATGGTTTTCTTTGGTGTAAGAAAGAGTGTTTTTGCCAGCTGCTGGGTGATTGTGCTTGCCCCTTCAACATACTCCCCGGCCCAGATATTCTTAACGATGGCCCGTAAAATTCCTTTAATATCGACTCCGCTGTGTTTGTAAAATTTTCTGTCTTCGGTAGCGATCAGAGCCGCCTTGAGATAATGAGGAATATCTTTAAGCGGAACCAGGTCTCTTTTTTCAATAAAAAGCTCTGCCAGAAGCACTTTGTCTGCAGAATATATGCGGGTAACAGCAGAAGGCTTAAAATCTTCAAGTGCACGAATCTGGGGAAGATCACTGGTCAGGCCGAAAAATACACCGGTAATCATTCCGAACAGAATCCCTGAAAATATTACAATTATAATTATCGCCTTTGATTTACTGATGGGGATTTTTGTCATGAGTTTTGGCTTTGAGTTAACGCTAAGACGTGAGGTTGAGGGATTTCATTTACTTTTTTAAGACTTCATTCAGCTTTTTGCCGAGTTCACTTATATTATATGGTTTGGCGATCACACCGATGAAGCCGTAGTCTTTATAACTGGTCATTACCGGACTGTTTGAATAGCCGCTTGATACAATGGCTTTAACTTTGGGATCAATTTTAATTAACTCTTTAATCGCTTTTTTTCCTCCCATACCGCCGCGGACGGTTAGATCGAGAATAACCGCATCAAAAGGATTTCCCGATGCCATTGCCTGTTGATACATTTCAACAGCCTGCGCGCCGTCTTGGGAAAATGAAGCCTCGTAACCCAACCGGTTTAATATATGACCGGTGATTTTGATGACCATTTTTTCATCGTCCATCACCAGGATTCTGCCTTTTCCTAAAAACAGCTTTTCTTTGGTAGGAGGTTTCAGAGATTTAGGGGTAGCAATTGTTTCTTCAGAGGCGGGAAGATAAAAATGCAAACTGGTTCCGGTTCCTGCAATGGATTCAGCGAGGATATTTCCGTTGTGTTGCTTTATGATGGAATGACATATGGAAAGGCCAAGGCCCATTCCCTTCTGTGTGCCCATGTCTTTGGTGGAAAAATAAGGGTCGAAAATTTTATCTAAAATATCTGTTGAAATCCCTAATCCCTGGTCTATTATCGATATTTTCACATAGTTGCCTTTTTCTAATTCTTGGGGGTTTTTTTCCATATCCACGTTTTGAGCGATCACCCGAATAATTCCTCCACCCGGCATTGCCTCCCTTGCGTTCATCACCAGGTTGTGAATGACATGACTGATCTGTGTTTTATCGATACGAACCAACCACAGGTCATCCGGAATGGAAAATTCGCATTTAATATTAGAACCGCTCAGGGTAAATTCAGTGGCGCTTTTGATTACCGGTGCAATCGATGCGGTTTCCATATTCGGTGCTCCGCCCCTTGCAAAGGTGATCAGTTTCTGGGTTAAAGATTTGGCAGTCATGGAAGCTTCCAGCGCTTCATCCAAAAGGCCGGAAATCATATCATCAGGTTCTATATATGATTGTATCAGAGAGATATTCCCGATGATCACTGTAAGCAAGTTGTTATAATCATGGGCAATCCCACCCGAAAGAGCCGCAATGGATTCAAGGTGTCTTATTTTCTGGAGTTCATCCTCTGTTGTTTTATCCGGTTTTACGTCAATATCTTTATTAGTCATGGTTATTCCCTGATAATGAATTTAGCCTTGGTAGAGACTTTCACAGTAATGGGCAATTTTAATAAATTTTTTTGGAAAAAACAAGGGGTGTCAATTTTTTGTCTTTTCCGATTTGGAACTTGAGTCAGTGCCTGTCTGCAACCGCGGTTATTATTCGGCCAAAAAAGGTAATTATAACTCAAGTTTTACACCCCTTATTCACGGTGAAGGCGGAATTTTTAAAGCGCCGATTCGATTCACATCTGATTTTTTATGTTACCTGCCGTCAGGGCATTGCTTCCGCCAAACTGGGGTTCGAAACTTGAGTTATAATTTTGGCAGGAATTTTGCATATATGTTTATCCCTGACCGGGAAAAATATAATAATAACAGAACACTGATAAAACTAAATTTAATCTATCATGCTACAAATTGAAAATCTATCAGAAAACCAGCTCCAGAATGTCAGAATTGCCTGTGCGTATCTATTTTCTGCTGAACTAGGAAGGGATGATGAGTTTGTCACCAATTTGGATTTGGCATCAGTAAACAAAGCACTGGAAAAAAAGACAAAACAATACGATCCTGAGCTTCATCCTGATGAATCAGCAGAAATGATCCAGAAAAGGAAGGAAAGATTCATAAAAATTAAACAATCATATGAAACACTTATCCCTTATATTTATGAAAAGGAAGAAATCATAGCTGAACCGGATTTTCGCAAAAGCAGGATAATTGCCGTGGGTGGCGCAAAAGGAGGAATAGGCAAAAGTATATTTGCATCCAATCTGGGAGTTTATCTTTCATCCCTGGGAAAACGAACCGTGCTGGTAGATCTGGACCTTGGCGGGGCCAACCTTCACCTATACCTTGGCGAATCGTTTCTTAAATATAATATTAATGACTTTTTGAACAAAAACGTTCCTTCCATTGACGATATTATGGTTTCCACCAAGTATGGCCCGGATCTGGTGGGCGGGGGAAGCTCGCAGCTGGGATCGGCAAATATTCATTTTTCCCAAAAACTGAAATTGCTGAGGGCAATTAAGCAGATAGATGCCGACTATGTCATCATCGATTTGGGTGGAGATACTTCGTACAATATCATCGATTTCTTTCTTGCAGCGGATCAGGGGATCGTGCTGACAACCTGCGATCCTTCGTCCTATTTAGATGCCTATAATTTAATAAAAGTGGCGCTTTACAGGAAATTAAACAGGATGTTCGGGCCTGAGTCTGAATTGAGAAAACACAAAGACCCTGATCTGCTGTGGCTGATCAAAGAGGCCACCATACCGGGAAATGGCAACAAATTAAAAGGGATAGGAGATTTAATAGAAAGTGTAAAAAACCAACTGCCTGAAAGGATGTCCTTAATAGAACATGTGCTGGAAAGTTTTCGTCCGGGCCTGGTGGTCAATATGATTTCCCCAAATGACCATGTGGCTGAAGTGGTTAACCGAATACAAGATGTCTCACAAAAAATGCTGACAGTCGCGGTGGATTATCTGGGAAGTATTGATTATCAGCCAGATATAAAAAAAAGTGCACAAGACCTGGTACCCGTTATTTCAAGAGACCCTAAAGGAAATTTGGCAGAATCCATTGGTGAGGTGGTAAGCGCAATTGTATGTTAGTTTTTTATTGTAGTCATAACAATATGCTCAACATGCTTTAAGTCCATCGGTTTCCTGATATAGTCATACGCACCAAGATCAATACTTTCGCTGATAATTCCCTGGTCAGGAACGGCAGTGATTATGATGACTTTTGTATTGGGATTTAACTTTTTTATCTCTTTAAGCACTTTAATGCCGCTTATACCGGGCATTACAATGTCAAGCAAAACAAGGTGAGGACACACTTCTTTTACTTTATTTATGGCTGATTGACCATCTGAGGCCGTATAAACCTCATAACCCTTTAAGGTTAAAAAATTGCTCATAATGTCGCACACCGCAATTTCATCGTCTACCACAAGGATTCTTACCATTGTTTAGCCTGAGTCGCCCAATTAAAATAGTTTATACATTTAGTTTATCCTGTCGGAGCAATCTACACAACTTATTTTTTATGGCCTTCTAATTGATGGTAATATCGTCTCTTATCATTCAGCCGTTTTTGTCCACCACTAATGTTTTGGAATGTTTTTCTATCGAAAAGTGTAAAACCAGATCTTTTGTATTTTCAACCCAGAATCCCATGCAGGGAACACTTTTTTTATAAAACATGATTTGCTCTACGGCAGGATCTAAAGGGTCGTATAATGCCAACATTTCCATCACCGCCCTTCTGATATCAATCAGTGTATTTTCTTCAAACTGAACATCATCCAAAGAGATTTCATTTAAACTGTTTTGATCCACATCAATACAGTCACTGATCTGCTTTTTAAGGTTGGCCATGATCATATTTCCTTAACGTTGGTCTTATAGTTAATATCGGCATATGAATAAAAAACTTGAAGGAAATTAATTTTGGCGGTTGTCAATATTTTGACATCGCTTAAAATTGATAGATTCACCAAAGGTTAAAAACCCTCTCTTTCTTGTAGGAGAGGGGGATGAAGGATTAATAGATGAGACCATACATTCGTTTTTTATCTTGTTTAATCCGTGAAATTTTCCGGGAACATTTCACCCGGGTGATCTCGCCCTTTTTCCCAGAGTCAATTTTTCCTGTCACTCCGTCATAATATTGACTTTTCTTTCTGTTCCCATTTTCATCATGACTGTATCTTATTTAAATGTTAGGGAAAAAACAACATAGATTTAAATGGTATGTTTTTTGCTTTAAAACAAAGAAAGCTTTTATTCAAATGCTGTAAAGAAATTTCTATTAATTTATTCATGTCATATGGAAATTAGCATCAAGAGAATATTAAATGAAAATGAAAAAATTTTGGAAATTGGAGAGGCGGGTTATACAGTCTTGTAAATTTCTCAACTATGGGAATGTATCTATACTACACACGGTTCATAATTTACCAGTTGGGTGTAAGAAGAATGATAGAGAAAACAAGTAAAACCGGCATACTTGCACAACTCAGAGGTGCCGGACTGTGGCATGAAGGGCAGCCGCTCCGCATTCATCTGGGTTGTGGAGGAAAACATTTTGACAGATATATAAATATCGATTACCCACCGTCTGGGCGTAGTATGGTGGCGGTTAAGGCTGATATATTTGCAGACATTAGGAGTTTAGATTTTCCGTGTGAGTCAGTGGATGAGGTACGTCTCCATCACGTTTTTGAGCATTTCGGTCGAGTTGTTGCCCTTGCTATGCTCATAAAATGGCATGGCTGGCTTAAAATAGGCGGAAAACTGTATATCGAAACCCCAGATCTCATCGGCAGCGCCAAAACGCTCATCTCTAATGCATCGTGGAAAACGAAGATTGGCGCTGTCCGGCATCTTACAGGCGATCAAGCGGCATCGTGGGCATACCATGTTGACCAATGGTTTCCAGAGCGGTTCAAGCGCACCCTTGGAAATTTTGGCTTTGATCCAGTTAAAACCCGCTCCTGGTCATGGCAGCACGAACCGTATCTTTCGAATGTTGAAGCGATAGCCATTAAAAACCGTAAGGTCCCGATCAAGGAGCAGTTGCATTGTGCGGAGGAACTATTGTGGGAAAGCACTGTCGCAGCAGCCGAAAAACCGCTACTAGAAACCTGGATGAAACAGCTTTACGCAGCGTTATCCGGCGAGTTTGCTTCTGAGTTGGACCACATCCAAAAGCCAGGCATTAGTTGCAAGGAGCTACCAAACGGATCCGTCTTGATGCGTCAGGAAATGGGAGATTCAAAGACAAAGGTTGATCAGCATAGCACCATAATGGATGGTGCAATTGAAGATTGTATTGGAGATGAAGATCTTGTGTTTGATGTGGGTGCAAATATTGGCTCGAAAACTGAAATATACCTTGCAAGAGGGGCACGGGTGGTCTGTTTTGAACCGCAGCCTGAATGCGTATCGGCATTGAGGGAAAAGTATCAGGATAACCATAGTGTAACCGTCGTAGATAAGGGCCTTGGAGATAGGTGTGGTCAAATGCCACTCTATATTTGCAGCAATGCAAATACCATTTCGACATTTTCTGATGAATGGAAAACCGGGAGGTTTTCAGGCCATTCGTGGGATAAAACTATTACAGTGGATGTTACAACACTGGATAAGGCTATAGAGATCTATGGACGCCCAATGTATTGTAAAATCGATGTTGAAGGATATGAGTTTGATGTATTAAAGGGCCTTTCTCAGCCAATTCCCTGTTTATCATTTGAATTCACGAAAGAGTTTTTGGAAAACGCTAGAAAATGTGTGGCTCATCTGGAGATCTTGGGATACAAGCACTTCAATCTGATTTTAGAAGAAAACACAAAGCATGTGTTTGAAAAATGGGTTTCTTCTAAAATACTGTTTCGCCTTTTAGAAGATTCGGACAACAGCCTGTTATGGGGGGATGTTTATGCAAAAATCATTTAAACCCCCAAAACCGATGGCTGGATAGATTCTAATCTTTACGCGACGAAGATGTGAAATCCGGATCAAACCCATCCACAATTAACGTGGTTTGAATACTTAAACCCCAAGAATGAACCTTTTGCAAAAGTATAGAAAAAACATATATTTTTAAGGATTATTTTAAACATGGAGAAGAATCTATGAGTGAAAGAGCGCATCCCGAAGATCCTGGTTTTATTAAGGGGAGTCCTTACAGGGAAAATCTCTACAAGCGCTATAACTTTGCCAATGCCTATACTAAAGACAAGGACGTTGTTGACGTCCCTTGCGGGGTAGGATGGGGTACCTCTCTATTGAGAGGCAAGCGTGTAGCTGGGATAGACATTTCAAAAGAAGCTGTAGATTACGCAAAGAAACATTACCTTGGAATAGATTTTCTGGTCGGGAATATGGCCAATATCCCTTTGCCAGGCAAAAGCATTGATGTTGTAGTATGCTTAGAAGGTTTTGAGCATGTAAACAAGGATGTCGGAATAAGATTCCTCGACGAGGCTGTAAGAATTCTTAGAAAAGATGGGTTGCTAGTAATGAGCTGTCCGGTTATTTTGCCTGGAGGGAATCATTCCGGTAATCCATATCATCTATATGAGCCAACCGTGGAAGAAATTGAAAGAATATTGGATAAAAAATTTAAAAAAATAAAATCAAAAACCTTTTCAGGTCCAGATGGACACATAATGTTTTTTGTCGGGAAACCTCTGGATAATGCTACCTATTCCTATATTAATAAAAATGTCATCCCGGAGAAGATATTTTTACTATCTGTTGGCTGCATAAACTACGACTGCAATATTAATTTCTATGAGCCTTTAAAAAAGATCTGTTCAAACACTATCAACTATAACTATGTAGAAAGGCTCAGACAGATCGGTAAAAAAGAGATGAATGACGAGGTTTTAAGGCTGGTTGACAGGGAGAAACCTGATTATGTTTTCTTTATCACCCATCAGGACCAGGTAGATATAAGCACATTAGACAAGATCAAAATGCTGGGTGCAAAAACAATTGCCTGGTTTTCCGATGATCACTGGCGGTTTGACAATTACTCAAAGTTTATTGCCCCACATGTTTTTTGTTCAATAACCACTGATAGGTATGCATTCGATAAGTATAGAGAAATAGGTCTAAACGTTGTAAGATCCCAATGGGCGGCAAACCAAGGCTATTACAAAAAAATGCCACTACAATTTTTGTACGATGTAAGCTTTGTGGGGCAGGATTATGGCAGACGACGGGAACATCTTGCTTATTTAAAGGATAAAGGCTTACCGGTTGTCGTTTTTGGAAAGGGATTCGGAACTTTTTTGGAATTTAACAATATAATCAAGGTATTCAATGCCAGCAAGATAAATCTCAACTTTAGCAGCAGTTCGTCTGATGATGGCATAAAACAAATAAAGGGCAGGTTTTTTGAGGTGCCTATGAGCGGTGGCTTTTTATTGACCGAATATGCAGATGGAATAGAGGAGTATTTTGAGATAGGAAAAGAAGTAGAGTGCTTTGAGGATCGCAGGGAGGCAGTTGAGAAGATCAGATATTATCTTACACATAAAAACAAACGTATTGAGATAGCCAAGGCTGGACATGCAAGAGCGCTTACTGCCCATGCCTGGGAGAAGAGGCTGAATGAACTATTCTACGATATAAAAAAGCTGAAAACAGAAACAAGTAGCATAATCAGTGGTTCAGGGAACGGGGTGAAGCAAGGGGTTAAACAGGCAGTCCATACCTCAGAAAACAAGAGGCAGATCACCGCAAGGTCGGGAAAGCATGTGCTTCTTACTACCTCGGCGGCTCCATCTCAATCCCCGTTTTCAACTACAGAAAAAAGACCGCCGATTGGCATCGGTTTTTTGATTTCTGTGTTAAGGAATGCAGGGCACAACGTCTTTTTCATCGACAACTATTTGCAGCCGAGTAACTTTATTGAAAAAGATTATCTCCTCCAAAACAATATAGATTATGTTGGTATCTATGCCAATACTATCTGCTACCAGGATACTCTGCGAATGCTTTATAAACTTGAGTGGCTTAGGCAAACCGGCAGGTGGAAAGGCAAGATCATTGTTGGTGGTCCTCATGCAACAGTGTGTTTAGATACTATTCCTGATTTTGTTGATTATGTAGTTCAGGGTGAAGGTGAGCAAGCCATTAAAGATATAGTGGCGGGGAAGACAAAAAAAAGAGTGATTAAGTATCCACGTATAAAAGATTTAGACGAATTGCCGATGCCTGCATGGGATTATTTTATTAATTTGCCTTATAACTGGGGTGGAGAGTGGTTTCCTCAAAAGCCAGTATTCACCATGAATACCAGCAGGGGGTGCCCGTTTAATTGCACATTTTGTTCTGTGGGGTCAATCTGGGGGAAAAAAT
The nucleotide sequence above comes from Thermodesulfobacteriota bacterium. Encoded proteins:
- a CDS encoding FkbM family methyltransferase, with protein sequence MIEKTSKTGILAQLRGAGLWHEGQPLRIHLGCGGKHFDRYINIDYPPSGRSMVAVKADIFADIRSLDFPCESVDEVRLHHVFEHFGRVVALAMLIKWHGWLKIGGKLYIETPDLIGSAKTLISNASWKTKIGAVRHLTGDQAASWAYHVDQWFPERFKRTLGNFGFDPVKTRSWSWQHEPYLSNVEAIAIKNRKVPIKEQLHCAEELLWESTVAAAEKPLLETWMKQLYAALSGEFASELDHIQKPGISCKELPNGSVLMRQEMGDSKTKVDQHSTIMDGAIEDCIGDEDLVFDVGANIGSKTEIYLARGARVVCFEPQPECVSALREKYQDNHSVTVVDKGLGDRCGQMPLYICSNANTISTFSDEWKTGRFSGHSWDKTITVDVTTLDKAIEIYGRPMYCKIDVEGYEFDVLKGLSQPIPCLSFEFTKEFLENARKCVAHLEILGYKHFNLILEENTKHVFEKWVSSKILFRLLEDSDNSLLWGDVYAKII
- a CDS encoding PBP1A family penicillin-binding protein: MTKIPISKSKAIIIIVIFSGILFGMITGVFFGLTSDLPQIRALEDFKPSAVTRIYSADKVLLAELFIEKRDLVPLKDIPHYLKAALIATEDRKFYKHSGVDIKGILRAIVKNIWAGEYVEGASTITQQLAKTLFLTPKKTIIRKIKEALLSFQLERRYTKNEILQLYLNQVYFGSGAYGVESAARLFLGKPVNDLNLAECALIAGLPKSPSRYSPLVNVELALKRRNIVLKQMALTGIISETDMNKALKQPLIPEISGFDSLKAPYFVDHVTQFLEEIIGPARLYKSGLTVFTTLSWPLQKAAEQAVKKGLFALGKRMKQNKMINPKPQGSLISLDIQSGGILAMVGGRDYYKSPFNRATTARRQPGSAFKPIVYAYAIEKGFPQNTLILDAPVVFKGARKGEDWRPKNFSDDFSGEMTFRKALTLSKNIPAVRLIEMLGASSVSRFGHTLGIQTPLLPNLTLALGSSEVTLIDLTAAYSVFPNRGKLIIPYCIMEVLDQNERVLWRIKPRKKLAMSRSGASIITNMLKGVIAEGTGRKARILRHAVAGKTGTSDEVKDALFIGFSPSISTGVWVGQDDFTPMGNRETGATAALPIWIEFMKKALADKPYQYFDMPDDVVQLCMDTTTGLPVQENSPKGVKALFKKGTEPKWQK
- a CDS encoding response regulator: MVRILVVDDEIAVCDIMSNFLTLKGYEVYTASDGQSAINKVKEVCPHLVLLDIVMPGISGIKVLKEIKKLNPNTKVIIITAVPDQGIISESIDLGAYDYIRKPMDLKHVEHIVMTTIKN
- a CDS encoding ATP-binding protein: MTNKDIDVKPDKTTEDELQKIRHLESIAALSGGIAHDYNNLLTVIIGNISLIQSYIEPDDMISGLLDEALEASMTAKSLTQKLITFARGGAPNMETASIAPVIKSATEFTLSGSNIKCEFSIPDDLWLVRIDKTQISHVIHNLVMNAREAMPGGGIIRVIAQNVDMEKNPQELEKGNYVKISIIDQGLGISTDILDKIFDPYFSTKDMGTQKGMGLGLSICHSIIKQHNGNILAESIAGTGTSLHFYLPASEETIATPKSLKPPTKEKLFLGKGRILVMDDEKMVIKITGHILNRLGYEASFSQDGAQAVEMYQQAMASGNPFDAVILDLTVRGGMGGKKAIKELIKIDPKVKAIVSSGYSNSPVMTSYKDYGFIGVIAKPYNISELGKKLNEVLKK
- a CDS encoding AAA family ATPase, which codes for MLQIENLSENQLQNVRIACAYLFSAELGRDDEFVTNLDLASVNKALEKKTKQYDPELHPDESAEMIQKRKERFIKIKQSYETLIPYIYEKEEIIAEPDFRKSRIIAVGGAKGGIGKSIFASNLGVYLSSLGKRTVLVDLDLGGANLHLYLGESFLKYNINDFLNKNVPSIDDIMVSTKYGPDLVGGGSSQLGSANIHFSQKLKLLRAIKQIDADYVIIDLGGDTSYNIIDFFLAADQGIVLTTCDPSSYLDAYNLIKVALYRKLNRMFGPESELRKHKDPDLLWLIKEATIPGNGNKLKGIGDLIESVKNQLPERMSLIEHVLESFRPGLVVNMISPNDHVAEVVNRIQDVSQKMLTVAVDYLGSIDYQPDIKKSAQDLVPVISRDPKGNLAESIGEVVSAIVC